From Strigops habroptila isolate Jane chromosome 10, bStrHab1.2.pri, whole genome shotgun sequence, one genomic window encodes:
- the SIX2 gene encoding homeobox protein SIX2, which translates to MSMLPTFGFTQEQVACVCEVLQQGGNIERLGRFLWSLPACEHLHKNESVLKAKAVVAFHRGNFRELYKILESHQFSAHNHPKLQQLWLKAHYIEAEKLRGRPLGAVGKYRVRRKFPLPRSIWDGEETSYCFKEKSRSVLREWYAHNPYPSPREKRELAEATGLTTTQVSNWFKNRRQRDRAAEAKERENNENSNSNSHNPLSASMNGNKTVLGSSEDEKTPSGTPDHTSSSPALLLSSNPGLQPLHSLGHPQGPSAIPVPSADPMHHHSLQDSILNPMSSNLVDLGS; encoded by the exons ATGTCGATGCTCCCGACTTTTGGCTTCACCCAAGAGCAAGTGGCCTGCGTCTGCGAGGTGCTCCAGCAAGGCGGCAACATCGAGCGGCTGGGGCGGTTCCTCTGGTCCCTCCCTGCCTGCGAGCACCTCCACAAGAATGAGAGCGTCCTGAAGGCCAAGGCTGTGGTGGCCTTCCACCGGGGCAACTTCCGCGAGCTCTACAAGATCCTGGAGAGCCACCAGTTCTCCGCGCACAACCACcccaagctgcagcagctctggctgaagGCGCATTACATCGAGGCGGAGAAGCTGCGGGGGCGACCCCTAGGGGCGGTGGGCAAGTACCGGGTGCGCCGCAAGTTCCCGCTGCCCCGCTCCATCTGGGACGGCGAGGAGACCAGCTACTGCTTCAAGGAGAAGAGCCGCAGCGTCCTCCGCGAGTGGTACGCCCACAACCCCTACCCGTCCCCCCGCGAGAAGCGGGAGCTGGCCGAGGCCACCGGCCTTACCACCACCCAGGTCAGCAACTGGTTCAAGAACCGCCGGCAGCGGGACCGCGCCGCCGAGGCCAAGGAAAG GGAAAACAACGAGAATTCCAACTCCAACAGCCACAATCCGCTCTCGGCGTCAATGAACGGGAATAAGACAGTTTTGGGGAGCTCGGAGGACGAGAAGACGCCGTCAGGGACCCCGGATCACACCTCCTCCAGCCCCGcgctgctgctcagctccaaccctgggctgcagcccctgcacagccTCGGCCACCCTCAGGGCCCCAGCGCCATCCCCGTGCCCAGCGCTGACCCCATGCACCACCACAGCTTGCAGGACTCCATCCTCAATCCCATGTCATCTAACCTGGTCGATCTGGGCTCTTAA